A stretch of DNA from Curtobacterium sp. MCBD17_035:
AGAGGGTCGCGTCCACCCCGGCCGCCTCGAGCAGCTCGCGCCGCTGCCGGATGCTCGTGAGCGCCGGTGGCACGTGCCCGGGATCGAGCACCGACAGCGGGTGACGATCGAAGGTCACGACGGTGGACACGAGGTCGCGTTCACGCGCGGCGTCCTCGAGCTGCGCGATGACGGCGCGGTGCCCGACGTGGACGCCGTCGAACTTGCCGATCGTGACCGCGCTCGGACCGAAGCCCGCCGGGACCTCGGCGAGGTCGGCGAAGTACTGCATGGTCACTCCCCCGAGGTCGCGGCGTCGGCACGACCGGCCGCGGCCCGCTCCGCGTCCGGCTCGGGCGCGACGCGCGACGACGGCGGGTCCGCCGCGATGGCCTGCACAGCGGCACGGTGGTGGGTCCGCAACCACCACAGCCCGGCGACCGGCAGGACGAGGGGCACCCAGTAGTACCCGGCTCCGAAGCCCGACCACACGGTGTCGTCGGGGAACAGGGCGTGGTCGAACAGCGACAGGAACCCGATGACGACGACCCCGACCATCTCGAACCCGATCGTCACCCAAGCGACGCGGTACCAGGTGCGGCCCGGGGCGATGAGCGCGACCATCGCGACGATGTAGACCACGGCGGACAGGGCACTCAACGTGTAGGCGAACGGCGCGTGGTGGAACTTCTCGATGATCTGCACGACGCTGCGTCCGGTCGCCGCGAGGGCGAGGATGCCGTAGACGGCGATGAGGACGCGACCGATGCCGGTCGCGCGAGAGGACTTGGTCGGCATCGCCCCGATTCTAGCGGCCGGGAGGCACGGCTCGGTCTGGCGCCGACCGGTCACGCCTGGGCGAACCAGATCTGGGACATCCGGTAGACCATGACCGCGACGGTGAAGGCTCCCGCTCCGAGCACCACGGTGCTCCACCGGGTGCGGTCGATGAGGGCCCAGACGATCGCCGCAGGTGGGACGAGCAGCACCGACACCGCGTACACCCCGAACTCGAGCGCGTTTCCCCTCGGCGGGTTGCCCACCGCGGGTTGCACGATCGCGACGACACCCTGGGCGATGAGCAGGAGCTCGATGAGCACGAGCGCGCCGACGGTCGGGTCGTTCGGCTTCCAACCGATCAGGCCGACCACGACACAGAAGAGGCCGGTGAGGGCCGCGAAGCCGACCTGGACCCAGGTGAACCAGTCGATCATGCGTCCGCTCCTGTCGGGAAGTTCGTGATGACCCGCAGCGCGCCACGTCGGACGGACACGAGTCCGACGAGGCGGTCGTCCGCCGCGGCGACGGCCGCGACCGGACCGTCGGTGTCGGCCAGGTCGGTCGGCACCCGTTTGCCGTCGCTGAGGTCCCGTGCCGCTGCGGAGTCGAGCACGACCTCCCGGAACAGGACGCGGGCGACGTCCGCCGGACGGCGCAGCCGGGCCCGGACGTCTACGTCGTCGTCCTCGAGCACGACGGCGTCGGCGACGGCGAACGGTCCGATCCGGGTCCTGCGCAGTGCGGTGAGGTGGCCGCCGGTCTCGAGGGCCACCGCGACGTCACGGGCGAGGGCGCGGACGTAGGTGCCGGAGGAACACTCGACGTCGACGTCGAGGTCGACGACCGGGGTCTCCACGCCCTCCACGGCCACGACCAGGTCACGCCGGGCCAGGACGTCGAAGCGCGCCACCGTCACACGTCGCGGTTCCAGCTCGACGGTCTCGCCCGCGCGTACCCGGGCGTACGCCCGTCGGCCGTCGACCTTGATGGCGCTGACCGTGCTCGGCACCTGCTCGATGGTCCCCCGCTGCGCGCCCACGGCCTCCTCGAGCCGGACGTCGTCGAGCGCGTCCGGGAGCAGTCCGGGGGACGCGACCACGGCACCGTCGGCGTCGTCGGAGTCGGTCGCGACACCGAGCCGGATCGTCGCGGTGTACCGCTTGTCGAGGC
This window harbors:
- the truB gene encoding tRNA pseudouridine(55) synthase TruB is translated as MLEPAPNGILLVDKPGGISSHRSVSIARRRFGIRKIGHAGTLDPMATGLLVLGVGPSTRLLTHLVGLDKRYTATIRLGVATDSDDADGAVVASPGLLPDALDDVRLEEAVGAQRGTIEQVPSTVSAIKVDGRRAYARVRAGETVELEPRRVTVARFDVLARRDLVVAVEGVETPVVDLDVDVECSSGTYVRALARDVAVALETGGHLTALRRTRIGPFAVADAVVLEDDDVDVRARLRRPADVARVLFREVVLDSAAARDLSDGKRVPTDLADTDGPVAAVAAADDRLVGLVSVRRGALRVITNFPTGADA